A part of Kitasatospora azatica KCTC 9699 genomic DNA contains:
- a CDS encoding MarR family winged helix-turn-helix transcriptional regulator — MMESPLAEPPHPAKDVTQHVGYMLKRAQAALRSAMDKVLREHGMTVPQYATLELLALHPGMSNADLARATFVTRQSGNVVLRGLQEAGLITRPATADHGRARPAHLTEEGHTRLAAVQAAVYAIEERMVEAIPPQRMAALLTDLDRIAAALEK, encoded by the coding sequence ATGATGGAGAGCCCGTTGGCCGAGCCGCCGCACCCCGCCAAAGACGTCACCCAACACGTGGGCTACATGCTCAAACGCGCCCAGGCCGCGCTGCGCAGCGCCATGGACAAGGTCCTGCGCGAGCACGGAATGACCGTGCCGCAGTACGCCACTCTCGAACTCCTGGCCCTGCACCCCGGCATGTCCAACGCCGACCTCGCCCGCGCGACCTTCGTCACCCGGCAGTCCGGAAACGTCGTCCTGCGTGGCCTGCAGGAAGCGGGACTGATCACCCGCCCCGCCACCGCCGACCACGGCCGAGCCCGGCCCGCCCACCTCACCGAGGAAGGCCACACACGCCTGGCCGCGGTCCAAGCCGCCGTCTACGCCATCGAAGAGCGCATGGTGGAGGCGATCCCGCCACAGCGCATGGCCGCGCTGCTCACTGACCTCGACCGCATCGCGGCAG
- a CDS encoding VOC family protein produces MPATIDGPDFVALQVRDVQAAATFCEQHLGLRRAAVSPPHAVVFDTKPTPFAVRELLPGVDLADTARPGLGVVLWFRTADAHQLRDRLTTAGVRILTPMADSPFGPMFSFEGPEGYTLTAHGG; encoded by the coding sequence ATGCCTGCCACCATCGACGGCCCCGACTTCGTCGCCCTGCAAGTGCGCGACGTGCAAGCAGCAGCGACCTTCTGCGAGCAGCACCTGGGCCTGCGCCGGGCCGCCGTCTCGCCGCCCCACGCGGTCGTGTTCGACACCAAGCCGACCCCGTTCGCCGTCCGCGAGCTCCTCCCGGGCGTCGACCTCGCCGACACCGCACGGCCCGGCCTGGGTGTGGTGCTCTGGTTCCGGACCGCGGACGCCCACCAGCTCCGCGACCGGCTCACCACCGCCGGAGTCAGGATCCTGACCCCCATGGCGGACAGCCCGTTCGGGCCGATGTTCTCCTTCGAGGGCCCCGAAGGCTACACACTCACCGCGCACGGAGGCTGA